A window from Odocoileus virginianus isolate 20LAN1187 ecotype Illinois chromosome 24, Ovbor_1.2, whole genome shotgun sequence encodes these proteins:
- the ARF3 gene encoding ADP-ribosylation factor 3: MGNIFGNLLKSLIGKKEMRILMVGLDAAGKTTILYKLKLGEIVTTIPTIGFNVETVEYKNISFTVWDVGGQDKIRPLWRHYFQNTQGLIFVVDSNDRERVNEAREELMRMLAEDELRDAVLLVFANKQDLPNAMNAAEITDKLGLHSLRHRNWYIQATCATSGDGLYEGLDWLANQLKNKK, encoded by the exons ATGGGTAACATCTTTGGAAACCTTCTCAAGAGCCTGATTGGGAAGAAGGAGATGCGCATCCTGATGGTGGGCCTGGATGCTGCAGGAAAGACCACCATCCTGTACAAGCTGAAACTGGGCGAGATCGTTACCACCATCCCCACCATTG ggtTCAATGTGGAGACAGTGGAGTACAAGAACATCAGCTTCACAGTTTGGGATGTGGGTGGCCAGGACAAGATTCGGCCTCTCTGGAGACACTACTTCCAGAACACCCAAG GGTTGATATTTGTGGTCGACAGCAATGATCGAGAGCGAGTAAATGAGGCCCGGGAGGAGCTGATGAGGAtgctggcagaggatgagctcCGGGATGCTGTGCTCCTTGTCTTTGCAAACAAACAG GATTTGCCTAATGCCATGAATGCTGCTGAGATCACAGACAAGTTGGGTCTGCATTCCCTGCGCCACCGCAACTGGTACATTCAGGCCACCTGTGCCACCAGTGGGGACGGGCTGTACGAAGGCCTGGACTGGCTGGCCAATCAGCTCAAAAACAAGAAGTGA
- the FKBP11 gene encoding peptidyl-prolyl cis-trans isomerase FKBP11, whose amino-acid sequence MTLRPSLLPLRLLLLLLLRGAVCRAEAGSETESPVRTLQVETLVEPPEPCAEPAAFGDTLHIHYSGSLVDGRIFDTSLSRDPLVIELGQKQVIPGLEQSLLDMCVGEKRRVIIPSHLAYGKRGFPPSIPADAELHFDVELIALIRANYWQKLVKGILPLVGMAMVPALLGLIGYHLYRKASSPKISKKKLKEEKRNKSKKK is encoded by the exons ATGACTCTGCGCCCCTCACTTCTCCCGCTccgactgctgctgctgctgctgctcagggGGGCGGTGTGCCGGGCGGAGGCTGGGTCCGAAACCGAAAGTCCCGTCCGGACCCTCCAAGTGGAGACCCTG GTGGAGCCCCCCGAGCCGTGTGCTGAGCCTGCTGCCTTTGGAGACACGCTTCACATACACTACTCg ggcagCCTGGTAGATGGACGCATCTTTGACACGTCTCTGAGCAGAGACCCTCTGGTTATAGAACTTGGCCAAAAGCAGGTGATACCAG GTCTGGAGCAGAGCCTTCTAGACATGTGTGTGGG AGAGAAGCGAAGGGTAATCATTCCTTCTCACCTGGCCTATGGAAAACGGGGATTTCCACCATCTATCCCAG cggATGCAGAGCTGCATTTTGACGTGGAACTGATTGCCCTGATCCGAGCCAACTACTGGCAGAAGCTGGTGAAGGGCATTTTGCCTCTGGTAGGCATGGCCATGGTGCCAGCCCTCCTGGGCCTTATTGGCTATCATCTATACAGAAAGGCCAGCAGTCCTAAAATCTCCAAAAAGAAGCTCAAGGAAGAGAAACGAAAcaagagcaaaaagaaataa